One genomic region from Cyclopterus lumpus isolate fCycLum1 chromosome 20, fCycLum1.pri, whole genome shotgun sequence encodes:
- the LOC117749894 gene encoding phthiocerol synthesis polyketide synthase type I PpsD-like, with translation MEEAEDAIAVVGIGCNFPGGEGLENFWKVLLDGRNCSVPIPKERFDIASWYDPDDNKAGKSRTAKAALIDGFNEFDHKFFGISDSEVEQMDPQQKQLLQCVYRALENAGIPMEKASGTRTGVFFGLMNRDYETNAAHVHPSVINHWTGTGLAMSIAANRVSYIFNFTGPSLSIDCACSSSLVALHLACQAIRQGDCEMAVCGGVNCIIEPRVFVALSKAKMISPEGTSKPFSNRADGYGRGEGCGVVLLKPLKKAIQDHDNIWGIISKTAVNQDGHSVTPITKPSMTQQEELLRRMYSESDLANVQYIEAHGTGTPVGDPTEAGSISNAIAKARPPGSEALRIGSVKSNIGHTESAAGVAGLIKVLLMMKHETIVPSVFYAEESASVDAKALNIKVPKEAERWVASSARIAGVNNFGFGGTNAHAIVKQHKRSRIEQKNAGKQENYFVMSANSPKSLTLMMEDTIKQLEADSNVDLDSLLYTSACRRSHLKHKYRKAIVVSSVVDLKEKLSVAFGKNIRPSYSDPRLVFVFCGNGVTYHGMCKQLLKHEPVFRGKIKEIAQRFQRLSTLDILDTLESEFEGRDFNNPHVVQPLLFAIQVGITTLLRHWGVKPDAILGHSVGEVAAAHCSGLLSLDDALKVIYFRSVLQSKVTGGKMLVISNMAVSEVTALLPGYSGRVCLAAFNSSQSCTLAGDADAIESLYKELSTSANSENLFLRVLDVIAAYHSHMMDPILPEIEETIGSLQVNDLDTELFSTVTGKEVQQGDFCTGEYWARNIREPVVFEQAIRSATKGKKNTVFVEIGPRRALQRNIMETLGNETAVLASVQPEKDHETIKSVVPKLFELGVHLNWNTFYKGYETVPLPIPKYQFDCSDRDVIIGAAQKNTASNHPVLCQTGSESNVFSCDLLSDSSFYLREHKHNGIPIIPGAFYAELGLAAFMASAKPKVPLSSLQVSVSFHSPFVLTQNSPEMKVQLEQTEKETKFMVLSPSAMYASGTVVSKKERLIEEQCISLSSIYKRCKSVVSSNEFYGYLSQGGFQYGDVFKNKGDVHYGEDLKEAFTNVAVPKELQSQLHDYCIHPVVLDFLMQLLPVTVEHIFAGRPGFPAKIGSLTVFEPLQDEMIVYLRATDVGLDHFEICGCFADKEGRVLVEVKHVIIKYLGSRSHVVEEYFYHNAFSVIPEGVTSAPPKALVFCDNIGISKGLQQYLDSGSRYVASTHAKDILTHGFPSLLANLNIMDIEKNFDEVLFLWGKEDLTSLAAEVVLQNFASCCETFRQIVLELKRICFPKSIRAVTYCSSDITVDHISPGFALAGMTRSFAAEIPDLKFQLIDISTISAKDIAALAEVLTSHPCNKYPELVVKDGLILKPSIVRTPPEIIDSSEGSFTSLTSEPCILQTAEAHKMTQLSAILLEEEAQPIRGTSVEIQPTKICVHSSDYFPVSASHLKFGQTLYWNKHSSQKHKLLALDFSGTITAVGKDVRKLKVGDHIASCYPVAATSKVRVPEDVCYSTKRFPFLQKTPCVSYFVLAWEILHRALPRAKHNLGLISSVPDSALMKVLAHTSHKSGWNVIVGTQCNGSFVDVSQMDVFVILPPFDESLIAKMCHFPGIQHVLFICESQMQCLLAQDAFQSVKESVHVQTIQMPVILQKGSLRAHRPHIYHWLKSLNLSRKFALQSFPFQNMKCESIESLNSETQPSYFNSKELAVVDLEEDVSHTLSHIPLLPTKKKLFRKRAVYIVAGGLSGLGFETVKFISQRGGEYVVILSRSKPTLDVQQEINNVETQCGNYITAMECDISVSESVHKTIGGIGQKFPGCPIRGVFHSAVVLHDGLIETLDRSLYEKVFKPKVNGALNLHNATQRCQLDYFVCYSSISAFLGNASQTNYAAANTFLDMFCQYRRKLGLTGQSINWGALNLGLLLNKEHFQRFLEAKGMMVLDVAEIHKSLEQCLLLNRPQQAVCRFHFRNIRYNILSQNEALTMRLSALVDEAFQKSKEKDSETKQSESVSPKEYVVSLLCETIGMDKSELKDDSPLLSLGIDSMQAMTLQNLIFQERGVNVPLVKLLDPNATLLTIVAVLSEKGDGEGDNQESLPVEGVGVVSTRL, from the exons ATGGAGGAAGCCGAAGACGCCATCGCTGTAGTCGGCATCGGATGTAATTTTCCAGGGG GAGAAGGGCTTGAGAATTTCTGGAAAGTTCTGTTGGATGGAAGAAACTGTTCCGTGCCGATTCCCAAAGAGAGATTTGACATCGCCAGCTGGTATGACCCCGACGACAACAAAGCGGGTAAATCCCGCACGGCCAAGGCTGCTCTCATTGACGG GTTCAATGAATTTGACCACAAGTTCTTCGGCATCAGTGACAGTGAAGTGGAACAAATGGACCCTCAGCAGAAACAGCTCCTCCAGTGTGTCTACAGGGCGTTGGAGAATGCTGGCATTCCTATGGAGAAGGCCAGTGGGACCAGGACGGGAGTGTTTTTTG GGCTGATGAACAGAGATTATGAGACAAATGCTGCACACGTGCACCCAAGTGTGATCAACCACTGGACCGGCACAGGTCTTGCCATGAGTATCGCTGCAAACAGAGTCTCCTACATCTTCAACTTCACTGGGCCGTCGCTGTCCATAGACTGCGCCTGCTCGTCGTCTCTCGTGGCTCTTCATCTCGCCTGTCAGGCCATTAGACAAG GGGATTGTGAGATGGCTGTTTGTGGTGGAGTCAACTGTATCATAGAGCCAAGAGTGTTTGTAGCTCTCAGCAAGGCCAAGATGATCTCACCAGAGGGGACCAGCAAACCGTTCTCCAACAGAGCAGATGGTtatggaagaggagagggctgCGGGGTCGTCCTCCTCAAGCCGCTGAAAAAG GCTATACAAGACCATGACAATATCTGGGGCATCATCAGCAAAACAGCGGTCAACCAAGATGGACACTCAGTCACTCCGATCACCAAACCCTCCATGACACAACAAGAGGAACTCCTGCGCAGAATGTACTCAGAGTCCGACCTTGCAAATGTCCAGTACATAGAGGCACATGGGACCGGAACTCCAGTTGGAGATCCAACGGAGGCAGGAAGCATTTCAAACGCCATCGCTAAAGCCAGACCTCCAGGTTCAGAGGCACTCCGGATCGGTTCTGTGAAGAGCAACATTGGACACACAGAATCTGCTGCCGGAGTGGCCGGACTCATTAAGGTACTCTTAATGATGAAGCACGAGACCATCGTTCCCTCAGTTTTCTACGCTGAGGAGTCTGCCAGTGTAGATGCCAAAGCCCTGAATATTAAAGTTCCGAAGGAAGCCGAAAGGTGGGTAGCCTCCAGTGCAAGAATTGCAGGAGTTAACAACTTTGGATTTGGGGGTACGAATGCACACGCCATTGTCAAACAGCACAAACGGTCACGCATTGAGCAAAAGAATGCTGGGAAACAGGAGAACTATTTTGTCATGTCAGCAAATTCACCAAAATCTCTTACTCTGATGATGGAAGACACCATCAAACAGCTGGAAGCTGATAGCAACGTTGATCTAGATTCTCTTTTGTACACATCAGCTTGTAGGAGAAGCCATCTAAAGCATAAATACAGAAAGGCCATCGTTGTTTCATCTGTTGTCGATCTTAAAGAGAAGCTAAGTGTCGCCTTCGGCAAAAATATTCGCCCGTCCTACTCAGACCCGAGGTTAGTGTTTGTCTTTTGCGGAAATGGCGTCACTTACCATGGCATGTGCAAACAACTACTAAAGCACGAGCCTGTATTCAGAGGTAAGATCAAAGAGATTGCACAACGTTTCCAAAGACTGAGTACACTGGACATCTTGGACACACTTGAGAGTGAGTTTGAGGGTCGTGACTTCAACAACCCACATGTTGTCCAACCACTCCTCTTTGCCATCCAAGTTGGCATTACCACATTACTCAGACACTGGGGCGTCAAGCCGGATGCAATACTTGGACACTCGGTTGGCGAGGTCGCAGCCGCTCACTGTTCTGGCCTCCTGTCTCTTGATGATGCGTTAAAGGTCATCTATTTCCGCAGCGTCCTCCAGAGCAAAGTCACCGGGGGGAAGATGCTTGTGATCAGCAACATGGCTGTATCAGAGGtgactgctcttctccctggtTATTCTGGTAGAGTTTGCCTTGCTGCATTCAACAGCTCACAGTCCTGCACCCTCGCAGGTGATGCAGATGCAATTGAGAGCCTTTATAAGGAGCTAAGCACCTCAGCCAACAGTGAGAATCTGTTCCTTCGTGTACTGGATGTCATTGCTGCTTACCACAGCCACATGATGGACCCTATTCTGCCAGAAATTGAGGAGACAATCGGCTCCTTACAGGTGAATGATCTCGACACAGAGTTGTTCTCAACAGTGACAGGCAAGGAAGTCCAACAGGGAGATTTCTGCACCGGGGAATACTGGGCTAGAAACATTCGTGAGCCAGTAGTTTTTGAGCAAGCAATAAGGTCAGCAACCAAAGGAAAGAAGAATACGGTGTTTGTGGAGATAGGGCCAAGAAGGGCGCTACAGAGAAACATCATGGAAACTCTGGGTAATGAAACAGCTGTTCTAGCCTCAGTGCAGCCAGAGAAAGATCACGAAACAATAAAGTCTGTTGTGCCGAAGCTGTTTGAACTGGGTGTGCACTTAAATTGGAACACCTTCTACAAAGGATATGAGACAGTGCCACTTCCTATTCCGAAATACCAGTTTGACTGCTCCGACAGAGATGTTATCATTGGAGCAGCACAGAAAAACACGGCAAGTAATCATCCAGTGCtgtgtcagacaggaagtgaaagcAACGTCTTCAGCTGTGATCTGCTGTCTGACTCTTCTTTCTACCTGAGAGAGCACAAGCACAACGGCATACCCATCATCCCTGGTGCTTTCTATGCTGAGTTGGGTTTAGCCGCATTCATGGCCAGTGCCAAACCAAAAGTACCACTCAGCTCACTGCAGGTCAGTGTCAGTTTTCACAGTCCATTTGTTTTAACCCAGAATTCACCTGAAATGAAGGTGCAACTAGAACAAACGGAGAAGGAAACTAAGTTCATGGTACTCTCGCCATCTGCAATGTATGCGTCGGGCACAGTGGTTTCAAAGAAAGAGAGGCTgattgaggagcagtgcatttCACTAAGCTCCATCTACAAAAGATGCAAATCTGTAGTGAGCTCTAATGAGTTCTACGGGTATCTATCTCAAGGAGGCTTTCAGTATGGAGATGTCTTTAAGAATAAGGGGGATGTGCACTATGGAGAAGATCTCAAGGAGGCTTTTACAAATGTCGCAGTTCCGAAAGAACTGCAGTCTCAGTTACATGACTACTGCATTCATCCTGTTGTGCTGGATTTTCTCATGCAGCTTCTCCCAGTTACAGTAGAGCACATTTTTGCAGGTAGACCAGGATTTCCTGCCAAAATAGGAAGTTTGACAGTGTTTGAACCCTTGCAAGATGAGATGATTGTCTATCTGAGAGCAACTGACGTTGGTCTTGATCACTTTGAGATTTGTGGCTGCTTTGCAGATAAAGAAGGAAGAGTGCTGGTTGAGGTAAAGCATGTGATAATCAAGTACCTTGGCAGTCGCTCTCATGTGGTTGAGGAGTATTTCTACCATAACGCCTTTAGTGTTATCCCTGAAGGCGTCACATCTGCTCCTCCTAAGGCCTTGGTCTTCTGTGATAACATAGGGATCTCTAAAGGCCTGCAGCAATACTTGGACTCGGGGTCTAGATATGTTGCCTCCACACATGCAAAAGATATCTTGACACATGGGTTTCCATCTCTTTTGGCAAATCTCAATATAATGGATATTGAGAAAAACTTTGATGAGGTATTGTTTCTGTGGGGCAAAGAAGACCTCACCTCACTGGCAGCCGAGGTTGTCCTGCAGAATTTTGCGAGCTGCTGTGAGACATTCCGCCAAATAGTCCTTGAGCTAAAGCGAATTTGCTTCCCAAAGTCCATCAGAGCAGTCACCTACTGTTCCTCTGACATCACAGTAGACCACATAAGTCCAGGTTTTGCTCTTGCTGGCATGACGAGATCATTTGCTGCGGAGATACCAGATCTTAAATTTCAGCTGATTGATATAAGCACTATCTCTGCTAAGGACATTGCAGCACTGGCTGAGGTCCTAACATCGCATCCTTGCAACAAGTACCCAGAGTTGGTGGTAAAAGATGGGCTGATTCTGAAACCCTCCATTGTCCGTACTCCACCTGAGATAATTGACAGTTCAGAGGGCAGTTTTACCTCTCTGACGTCTGAGCCCTGCATCCTTCAGACAGCGGAAGCACATAAGATGACTCAACTGAGTGCCATTCTCTTAGAGGAGGAGGCTCAGCCAATAAGGGGTACATCAGTTGAAATTCAGCCCACTAAGATATGTGTTCATTCGTCTGATTACTTTCCTGTCAGTGCTTCACATCTGAAATTTGGACAAACGCTATACTGGAACAAACACTCATCACAGAAACACAAGCTACTGGCTCTTGATTTCAGTGGCACTATTACAGCAGTTGGGAAAGATGTCAGGAAATTGAAAGTGGGCGACCACATTGCTTCTTGTTACCCTGTGGCGGCAACCAGCAAGGTAAGAGTTCCAGAAGACGTGTGCTACAGCACAAAGCGGTTCCCATTCCTTCAAAAAACACCCTGTGTTTCCTACTTTGTGTTAGCATGGGAGATCCTGCATAGAGCGTTGCCCAGAGCCAAACATAATCTAGGACTCATATCTTCTGTGCCTGATTCTGCTCTGATGAAAGTCTTGGCACACACTTCTCACAAGTCCGGTTGGAATGTGATTGTTGGCACACAGTGCAATGGCTCTTTTGTAGATGTTAGTCAAATGGATGTGTTTGTCATCCTGCCTCCGTTTGATGAATCTCTGATTGCAAAAATGTGTCACTTCCCAGGTATCCAACATGTTCTCTTCATCTGTGAATCTCAGATGCAGTGTTTGCTTGCTCAGGATGCGTTCCAAAGTGTAAAGGAAAGTGTTCACGTGCAGACAATTCAGATGCCAGTCATTTTGCAAAAAGGGTCCCTGAGGGCACATAGGCCACACATTTATCACTGGTTGAAGTCCCTAAACTTGAGCAGGAAATTTGCTCTTCAAAGCTTTCCCTTTCAGAATATGAAATGTGAAAGCATTGAGAGTCTGAATTCGGAGACACAACCGTCATACTTCAACTCCAAGGAGCTGGCTGTTGTGGATCTGGAAGAAGACGTCAGCCATACACTATCTCACATTCCATTGTTGCCAacaaaaaagaagcttttccgAAAGAGAGCGGTGTACATAGTGGCAGGTGGTCTTTCTGGTCTGGGCTTCGAGACTGTGAAGTTCATCTCTCAAAGAGGGGGCGAGTACGTCGTCATACTCTCCAGGAGCAAACCCACCCTAGATGTGCAGCAAGAGATAAACAATGTGGAGACGCAGTGTGGAAACTATATCACTGCCATGGAGTGTGACATCTCCGTGTCCGAGAGTGTGCACAAGACTATCGGCGGCATCGGCCAGAAATTTCCTGGTTGTCCAATCAGGGGAGTGTTTCACAGTGCAGTTGTCCTCCACGATGGCCTGATTGAGACCCTTGACAGATCCCTTTACGAGAAGGTTTTCAAACCCAAAGTAAACGGTGCACTGAATTTGCACAATGCAACACAGCGCTGTCAACTGGATTactttgtgtgttactcttcGATCTCAGCTTTTCTAGGAAATGCATCACAGACAAACTATGCAGCAGCCAACACATTCCTCGACATGTTCTGTCAGTACCGCCGCAAACTCGGACTGACGGGACAGTCTATCAACTGGGGAGCTCTGAACCTCGGTCTCCTCTTGAACAAGGAACATTTCCAGCGCTTTCTGGAGGCAAaggggatgatggtgttggatGTGGCTGAGATTCATAAAAGTCTGGAGCAATGTCTTCTGCTCAATCGGCCCCAACAGGCTGTTTGCCGGTTTCACTTCAGAAACATCAGGTACAACATCCTATCTCAAAATGAAGCCTTGACCATGCGCTTGTCCGCGTTGGTAGATGAGGCGTTCCAAAAATCCAAAGAGAAAGACTCTGAAACTAAACAATCTGAATCCGTCTCACCTAAAGAGTATGTCGTCTCTCTGCTTTGTGAGACCATCGGCATGGATAAAAGTGAGCTGAAAGATGACTCACCTCTTTTATCCTTAGGCATTGACTCCATGCAGGCCATGACTCTGCAGAATCTTATCTTTCAGGAACGAGGTGTGAATGTGCCTTTGGTGAAACTGTTGGATCCCAATGCTACTCTATTAACGATAGTAGCTGTACTGAGTGAAAAAGGTGACGGTGAAGGTGATAACCAAGAGTCTCTTCCTGTTGAAGGCGTGGGTGTTGTTTCTACCAgattgtaa
- the rdh12l gene encoding retinol dehydrogenase 12, like, producing MQAIRNVFRGAWSSAERLEDRTVLITGANTGIGKETAIDLAKRGAKVIMACRDMERAQAAVKEVIEISGSENVVCMKLDLADSKSIREFAEAVNKGEPKLNILINNAGVMVCPYGKTADGFEMQIGVNHFGHFLLTNLLIGLIKRSAPARIVTVSSMAHSWGSINLEDINSEKSYDKKGAYSQSKLANVLFTRSLAHKLEGTGVTTYSLHPGVVQTDLWRHLSGPQQFVMKMVSPFTKSSSQGAQTSIYCAVEPSLGKESGGYYSDCAPANCSAAGKDDVLAQKFWDLSCEMLSVTWE from the exons atgCAGGCAATAAG AAATGTCTTCCGAGGGGCCTGGTCCTCCGCGGAGAGACTCGAGGACCGGACGGTCCTCATCACCGGGGCCAACACCGGGATCGGCAAGGAGACCGCCATCGACCTGGCAAAGAGAG GGGCAAAGGTCATCATGGCGTGCAGGGACATGGAGCGAGCTCAGGCCGCCGTGAAGGAAGTCATTGAAATCTCGGGCAGCGAAAATGTCGTGTGCATGAAACTCGACCTGGCCGACAGCAAGTCGATTAGAGAATTCGCCGAAGCCGTCAACAAAG GTGAGCCGAAGCTCAACATCCTCATCAACAACGCCGGCGTGATGGTTTGTCCTTACGGGAAAACTGCCGACGGCTTTGAGATGCAGATCGGTGTCAATCACTTCG gtcacttcctgttgacgAATCTGTTGATCGGCCTGATTAAGAGATCCGCACCGGCCAGGATCGTCACGGTGTCCTCCATGGCTCACTCCTGGGGCTCCATCAACCTGGAGGACATCAACAGCGAGAAGAGCTACGACAAGAAGGGCGCCTACTCTCAGAGCAAGCTCGCCAACGTCCTCTTCACCCGCTCGCTGGCCCACAAACTGGAAG GTACGGGCGTGACGACGTATTCTCTCCACCCCGGAGTCGTGCAGACGGATCTGTGGCGCCACCTGAGCGGCCCGCAACAGTTTGTGATGAAGATGGTCAGCCCCTTCACCAAAAGCTCCTCCCAGGGAGCTCAGACGAGCATTTACTGCGCGGTGGAACCGTCGCTGGGGAAGGAGAGCGGCGGATACTACAG CGACTGCGCTCCGGCCAACTGCTCAGCGGCCGGCAAAGACGACGTCCTGGCGCAGAAGTTCTGGGACCTGAGCTGCGAGATGCTGTCGGTGACGTGGGAATGA